A genome region from Hippopotamus amphibius kiboko isolate mHipAmp2 chromosome 1, mHipAmp2.hap2, whole genome shotgun sequence includes the following:
- the PCDH1 gene encoding protocadherin-1 isoform X8 yields MLVRRRCWAEHRAESGGREGVSGGSERSVGGNCSRPVPGPYRLLQLGQTPLLHPAVALLILEPARMGSLRRSPGPGGQRVLPPALLLALLLLLAASPGHATRVVYKVPEEQPPNTLIGSLAADYGFPDVGHLYKLEVGTPYLRVDGKTGDIFTTETSIDREGLRECQNQLPGEPCILEFEVSITDLVQNGSPRLLEGQIEVQDINDNTPNFASPVITLPIPENTNIGSLFSIPVASDRDAGPNGVASYELQVGPEAQELFGLQVAEDQEGKQPQLIVMGNLDRERLDSYDLTIKVQDGGNPPRASSALLRVTVLDTNDNAPKFERPSYEAELSENSPIGHSVIQVKANDSDQGANAEIDYTFHQAPEVVRRLLRLDRNTGLITVQGPVDREDLSTLRFSVLAKDRGTNPKSARAQVVVTVKDMNDNAPTIEIRGIGLVTHQDGMANISEDVAEETAVALVQVSDRDEGENAAVTCVVAGDVPFQLRQASETGSDSKKKYFLQTTTPLDYEKVKDYTIEIVAVDSGNPPLSSTNSLKVQVVDVNDNAPVFTQSVTEVAFPENNKPGEVVAEVTASDADSGSNAELVYSLEPEPAAKGLFTISPETGEIRVKTSLDREQRESYELKVVAADRGSPSLQGTATVLISVLDCNDNDPKFMLSGYNFSVMENMPALSPVGMVTVIDGDKGENARVQLTVEQDNGDFVIQNGTGTILSSLSFDREQQSTYTFQLKAVDGGVPPRSAYVGVTINVLDENDNAPFITAPSNTSHRLLTPQTRLGETVSQVTAEDIDSGVNAELTYSIAGGNPYGLFQIGSHSGAITLEKEIERRHHGLHRLVVKVSDRGKPPRYGTALVHLYVNETLANRTLLETLLGHSLDTPLDIDIAGDPEYERSKQRGNILFGVVAGVVAVALLIALAVLVRYCRQREAKSGYQAGKKETKDLYAPKPSSKVSKGNKSKGKKSKSPKPVKPVEDEDEAGLQKSLKFNLMSDAPGDSPRIHLPLNYPPGSPDLGRHYRSNSPLPSIQLQPQSPSASKKHQVVQDLPPANTFVGTGDTTSTGSEQYSDYSYRTNPPKYPSKQV; encoded by the exons ATGCTGGTGAGAAGGAGGTGTTgggcagagcacagagcagagagcggagggagggagggcgtgTCAGGTGGGTCCGAGCGTTCCGTGGGCGGGAACTGCTCTAGACCTGTCCCGGGCCCCTACCGGCTCCTCCAGCTGGGGCAGACACCGCTGCTACACCCAGCTGTGG CCCTCCTGATTCTGGAGCCCGCCCGGATGGGGTCCCTGAGGCGCAGCCCAGGCCCCGGGGGGCAGCGGGTGCTGCCGCCCGCCTTGCTGCtggcgctgctgctgctgctggctgcGTCCCCTGGCCACGCCACTCGGGTGGTGTACAAGGTGCCGGAGGAACAGCCGCCCAACACCCTCATTGGGAGCCTCGCAGCCGACTATGGCTTTCCTGACGTGGGCCACCTGTACAAACTAGAGGTAGGCACCCCGTACCTGCGGGTGGACGGCAAGACGGGTGACATCTTTACCACCGAGACCTCTATTGACCGCGAGGGGCTCCGTGAATGCCAGAACCAGCTCCCTGGTGAGCCCTGCATCCTGGAGTTTGAGGTGTCTATCACGGACCTCGTGCAGAATGGCAGCCCCCGGCTGCTGGAGGGACAGATAGAGGTCCAGGACATCAATGACAACACGCCCAACTTTGCCTCGCCAGTCATCACGCTGCCCATCCCCGAGAATACCAACATCGGCTCACTCTTCTCCATCCCGGTGGCTTCGGATCGTGATGCTGGCCCCAATGGGGTGGCATCCTATGAGCTGCAGGTGGGGCCCGAGGCCCAGGAGCTATTTGGGCTGCAGGTGGCAGAGGACCAGGAGGGGAAGCAGCCGCAGCTCATTGTGATGGGCAACCTGGACCGGGAGCGTTTGGACTCCTATGACCTCACCATCAAGGTGCAGGATGGTGGCAACCCCCCACGCGCCAGCAGCGCCCTGCTGCGAGTCACCGTGCTCGACACCAATGACAATGCCCCCAAGTTCGAGCGGCCGTCCTACGAGGCTGAGCTGTCTGAGAACAGCCCCATAGGACACTCAGTCATCCAG GTGAAGGCCAATGACTCAGACCAAGGTGCCAATGCCGAGATCGACTACACGTTCCACCAGGCGCCCGAAGTTGTGAGGCGTCTTCTGCGATTGGACAGGAACACTGGACTTATCACCGTGCAGGGCCCCGTGGACCGCGAGGACCTAAGCACCCTGCGCTTCTCGGTGCTTGCCAAGGACCGCGGCACCAACCCCAAGAGTGCCCgagcccaggtggtggtgaccgTGAAGGACATGAATGACAACGCCCCCACCATTGAGATCCGGGGCATAGGGCTGGTGACCCACCAAGACGGGATGGCTAACATCTCAGAGGATGTGGCGGAAGAGACAGCTGTGGCCCTGGTGCAGGTATCTGACCGAGATGAGGGAGAGAATGCAGCTGTCACCTGTGTGGTGGCAGGTGACGTGCCCTTCCAGCTCCGCCAGGCCAGCGAGACAGGAAGTGACAGCAAGAAGAAGTACTTCCTGCAGACCACCACCCCGCTCGACTATGAGAAGGTCAAAGACTACACCATCGAGATTGTGGCTGTGGACTCTGGCAACCCCCCACTCTCGAGCACCAACTCCCTCAAGGTGCAGGTGGTGGACGTGAATGACAATGCACCTGTCTTCACCCAGAGCGTCACTGAGGTCGCCTTCCCGGAAAACAACAAGCCAGGTGAAGTGGTCGCTGAGGTCACTGCCAGCGATGCCGACTCGGGCTCCAATGCTGAGCTGGTTTACTCTCTGGAGCCTGAGCCGGCTGCCAAGGGCCTCTTCACCATCTCACCTGAAACTGGAGAGATCCGGGTGAAGACATCCCTTGACAGGGAACAGAGGGAAAGCTACGAGTTGAAGGTGGTGGCAGCCGACCGGGGCAGCCCCAGCCTCCAGGGCACAGCCACTGTCCTCATCAGTGTGCTGGACTGCAACGACAATGACCCCAAGTTTATGCTGAGTGGCTACAACTTCTCAGTGATGGAGAACATGCCGGCGCTGAGTCCAGTGGGCATGGTGACTGTCATTGATGGTGACAAGGGGGAGAACGCCCGGGTGCAGCTCACGGTGGAGCAGGACAACGGTGACTTTGTTATCCAGAATGGCACGGGCACCATCCTCTCCAGCCTGAGCTTCGATCGGGAGCAGCAAAGCACCTACACCTTCCAGCTGAAGGCAGTGGACGGCGGCGTCCCACCTCGCTCCGCTTACGTTGGCGTCACCATCAACGTGCTCGATGAGAACGACAATGCACCCTTCATCACCGCCCCTTCCAACACTTCCCACCGGCTGCTGACCCCCCAGACCCGTCTGGGTGAGACGGTCAGCCAGGTGACAGCGGAGGACATCGACTCTGGTGTCAATGCTGAGCTGACCTATAGCATCGCCGGTGGCAACCCCTACGGACTCTTCCAGATTGGGTCACACTCGGGCGCCATCACCCTGGAGAAGGAGATTGAGCGGCGCCACCATGGGCTGCACCGCTTGGTGGTGAAGGTCAGTGACCGCGGCAAGCCCCCCCGCTATGGCACGGCCTTGGTCCACTTGTATGTCAACGAGACCCTGGCCAACCGCACGCTGCTGGAGACCCTGCTGGGCCACAGCCTGGACACGCCCCTGGACATCGACATTGCTGGGGATCCAGAGTACGAGCGCTCCAAGCAGCGCGGCAACATCCTGTTTGGCGTGGTGGCTGGTGTGGTGGCCGTGGCCTTGCTCATCGCCCTGGCTGTGCTCGTGCGCTACTGCCGGCAACGGGAGGCCAAGAGTGGCTACCAGGCTGGCAAGAAGGAGACCAAGGACCTGTATGCCCCCAAGCCCAGCAGCAAAGTctccaagggaaacaaaagcaagggCAAGAAGAGCAAGTCTCCCAAGCCCGTGAAGCCAGTGGAGGACGAGGATGAGGCCGGGCTGCAGAAGTCCCTCAAGTTCAACCTGATGAGCGATGCCCCCGGGGACAGCCCCCGCATCCACCTGCCCCTCAACTACCCCCCAGGCAGCCCTGACCTGGGCCGCCACTATCGCTCTAATTCCCCACTGCCCTCCATCCAGCTGCAGCCCCAGTCACCCTCTGCCTCCAAGAAGCACCAGGTGGTGCAGGACCTGCCGCCCGCAAACACGTTCGTAGGCACCGGGGACACGACGTCCACGGGCTCTGAGCAGTACTCCGACTACAGCTACCGCACCAACCCCCCCAAATACCCCAGCAAGCAG gtctGA
- the PCDH1 gene encoding protocadherin-1 isoform X7 translates to MLVRRRCWAEHRAESGGREGVSGGSERSVGGNCSRPVPGPYRLLQLGQTPLLHPAVALLILEPARMGSLRRSPGPGGQRVLPPALLLALLLLLAASPGHATRVVYKVPEEQPPNTLIGSLAADYGFPDVGHLYKLEVGTPYLRVDGKTGDIFTTETSIDREGLRECQNQLPGEPCILEFEVSITDLVQNGSPRLLEGQIEVQDINDNTPNFASPVITLPIPENTNIGSLFSIPVASDRDAGPNGVASYELQVGPEAQELFGLQVAEDQEGKQPQLIVMGNLDRERLDSYDLTIKVQDGGNPPRASSALLRVTVLDTNDNAPKFERPSYEAELSENSPIGHSVIQVKANDSDQGANAEIDYTFHQAPEVVRRLLRLDRNTGLITVQGPVDREDLSTLRFSVLAKDRGTNPKSARAQVVVTVKDMNDNAPTIEIRGIGLVTHQDGMANISEDVAEETAVALVQVSDRDEGENAAVTCVVAGDVPFQLRQASETGSDSKKKYFLQTTTPLDYEKVKDYTIEIVAVDSGNPPLSSTNSLKVQVVDVNDNAPVFTQSVTEVAFPENNKPGEVVAEVTASDADSGSNAELVYSLEPEPAAKGLFTISPETGEIRVKTSLDREQRESYELKVVAADRGSPSLQGTATVLISVLDCNDNDPKFMLSGYNFSVMENMPALSPVGMVTVIDGDKGENARVQLTVEQDNGDFVIQNGTGTILSSLSFDREQQSTYTFQLKAVDGGVPPRSAYVGVTINVLDENDNAPFITAPSNTSHRLLTPQTRLGETVSQVTAEDIDSGVNAELTYSIAGGNPYGLFQIGSHSGAITLEKEIERRHHGLHRLVVKVSDRGKPPRYGTALVHLYVNETLANRTLLETLLGHSLDTPLDIDIAGDPEYERSKQRGNILFGVVAGVVAVALLIALAVLVRYCRQREAKSGYQAGKKETKDLYAPKPSSKVSKGNKSKGKKSKSPKPVKPVEDEDEAGLQKSLKFNLMSDAPGDSPRIHLPLNYPPGSPDLGRHYRSNSPLPSIQLQPQSPSASKKHQVVQDLPPANTFVGTGDTTSTGSEQYSDYSYRTNPPKYPSKQKESAFKEDSFPDP, encoded by the exons ATGCTGGTGAGAAGGAGGTGTTgggcagagcacagagcagagagcggagggagggagggcgtgTCAGGTGGGTCCGAGCGTTCCGTGGGCGGGAACTGCTCTAGACCTGTCCCGGGCCCCTACCGGCTCCTCCAGCTGGGGCAGACACCGCTGCTACACCCAGCTGTGG CCCTCCTGATTCTGGAGCCCGCCCGGATGGGGTCCCTGAGGCGCAGCCCAGGCCCCGGGGGGCAGCGGGTGCTGCCGCCCGCCTTGCTGCtggcgctgctgctgctgctggctgcGTCCCCTGGCCACGCCACTCGGGTGGTGTACAAGGTGCCGGAGGAACAGCCGCCCAACACCCTCATTGGGAGCCTCGCAGCCGACTATGGCTTTCCTGACGTGGGCCACCTGTACAAACTAGAGGTAGGCACCCCGTACCTGCGGGTGGACGGCAAGACGGGTGACATCTTTACCACCGAGACCTCTATTGACCGCGAGGGGCTCCGTGAATGCCAGAACCAGCTCCCTGGTGAGCCCTGCATCCTGGAGTTTGAGGTGTCTATCACGGACCTCGTGCAGAATGGCAGCCCCCGGCTGCTGGAGGGACAGATAGAGGTCCAGGACATCAATGACAACACGCCCAACTTTGCCTCGCCAGTCATCACGCTGCCCATCCCCGAGAATACCAACATCGGCTCACTCTTCTCCATCCCGGTGGCTTCGGATCGTGATGCTGGCCCCAATGGGGTGGCATCCTATGAGCTGCAGGTGGGGCCCGAGGCCCAGGAGCTATTTGGGCTGCAGGTGGCAGAGGACCAGGAGGGGAAGCAGCCGCAGCTCATTGTGATGGGCAACCTGGACCGGGAGCGTTTGGACTCCTATGACCTCACCATCAAGGTGCAGGATGGTGGCAACCCCCCACGCGCCAGCAGCGCCCTGCTGCGAGTCACCGTGCTCGACACCAATGACAATGCCCCCAAGTTCGAGCGGCCGTCCTACGAGGCTGAGCTGTCTGAGAACAGCCCCATAGGACACTCAGTCATCCAG GTGAAGGCCAATGACTCAGACCAAGGTGCCAATGCCGAGATCGACTACACGTTCCACCAGGCGCCCGAAGTTGTGAGGCGTCTTCTGCGATTGGACAGGAACACTGGACTTATCACCGTGCAGGGCCCCGTGGACCGCGAGGACCTAAGCACCCTGCGCTTCTCGGTGCTTGCCAAGGACCGCGGCACCAACCCCAAGAGTGCCCgagcccaggtggtggtgaccgTGAAGGACATGAATGACAACGCCCCCACCATTGAGATCCGGGGCATAGGGCTGGTGACCCACCAAGACGGGATGGCTAACATCTCAGAGGATGTGGCGGAAGAGACAGCTGTGGCCCTGGTGCAGGTATCTGACCGAGATGAGGGAGAGAATGCAGCTGTCACCTGTGTGGTGGCAGGTGACGTGCCCTTCCAGCTCCGCCAGGCCAGCGAGACAGGAAGTGACAGCAAGAAGAAGTACTTCCTGCAGACCACCACCCCGCTCGACTATGAGAAGGTCAAAGACTACACCATCGAGATTGTGGCTGTGGACTCTGGCAACCCCCCACTCTCGAGCACCAACTCCCTCAAGGTGCAGGTGGTGGACGTGAATGACAATGCACCTGTCTTCACCCAGAGCGTCACTGAGGTCGCCTTCCCGGAAAACAACAAGCCAGGTGAAGTGGTCGCTGAGGTCACTGCCAGCGATGCCGACTCGGGCTCCAATGCTGAGCTGGTTTACTCTCTGGAGCCTGAGCCGGCTGCCAAGGGCCTCTTCACCATCTCACCTGAAACTGGAGAGATCCGGGTGAAGACATCCCTTGACAGGGAACAGAGGGAAAGCTACGAGTTGAAGGTGGTGGCAGCCGACCGGGGCAGCCCCAGCCTCCAGGGCACAGCCACTGTCCTCATCAGTGTGCTGGACTGCAACGACAATGACCCCAAGTTTATGCTGAGTGGCTACAACTTCTCAGTGATGGAGAACATGCCGGCGCTGAGTCCAGTGGGCATGGTGACTGTCATTGATGGTGACAAGGGGGAGAACGCCCGGGTGCAGCTCACGGTGGAGCAGGACAACGGTGACTTTGTTATCCAGAATGGCACGGGCACCATCCTCTCCAGCCTGAGCTTCGATCGGGAGCAGCAAAGCACCTACACCTTCCAGCTGAAGGCAGTGGACGGCGGCGTCCCACCTCGCTCCGCTTACGTTGGCGTCACCATCAACGTGCTCGATGAGAACGACAATGCACCCTTCATCACCGCCCCTTCCAACACTTCCCACCGGCTGCTGACCCCCCAGACCCGTCTGGGTGAGACGGTCAGCCAGGTGACAGCGGAGGACATCGACTCTGGTGTCAATGCTGAGCTGACCTATAGCATCGCCGGTGGCAACCCCTACGGACTCTTCCAGATTGGGTCACACTCGGGCGCCATCACCCTGGAGAAGGAGATTGAGCGGCGCCACCATGGGCTGCACCGCTTGGTGGTGAAGGTCAGTGACCGCGGCAAGCCCCCCCGCTATGGCACGGCCTTGGTCCACTTGTATGTCAACGAGACCCTGGCCAACCGCACGCTGCTGGAGACCCTGCTGGGCCACAGCCTGGACACGCCCCTGGACATCGACATTGCTGGGGATCCAGAGTACGAGCGCTCCAAGCAGCGCGGCAACATCCTGTTTGGCGTGGTGGCTGGTGTGGTGGCCGTGGCCTTGCTCATCGCCCTGGCTGTGCTCGTGCGCTACTGCCGGCAACGGGAGGCCAAGAGTGGCTACCAGGCTGGCAAGAAGGAGACCAAGGACCTGTATGCCCCCAAGCCCAGCAGCAAAGTctccaagggaaacaaaagcaagggCAAGAAGAGCAAGTCTCCCAAGCCCGTGAAGCCAGTGGAGGACGAGGATGAGGCCGGGCTGCAGAAGTCCCTCAAGTTCAACCTGATGAGCGATGCCCCCGGGGACAGCCCCCGCATCCACCTGCCCCTCAACTACCCCCCAGGCAGCCCTGACCTGGGCCGCCACTATCGCTCTAATTCCCCACTGCCCTCCATCCAGCTGCAGCCCCAGTCACCCTCTGCCTCCAAGAAGCACCAGGTGGTGCAGGACCTGCCGCCCGCAAACACGTTCGTAGGCACCGGGGACACGACGTCCACGGGCTCTGAGCAGTACTCCGACTACAGCTACCGCACCAACCCCCCCAAATACCCCAGCAAGCAG AAGGAGTCTGCATTCAAAGAAGACAGCTTTCCGGATCCCTGA